The genomic region TAAAGAAATTATTTATTGGTAAATTGCAGTATACTTTTTTCACAGCAAATATTTATAAGATGAAAATAGCCATAGGGAACGATCACGCAGGAACAGAATATAAATTAGCTATTGTAGGTCTGCTAAAATCCATGTCAATTGAATTCAATAACTATGGTACCGATGGTACCGATAGTGTAGATTATCCCGATTTTGTACACCCGGTCGCCAGTGATGTAGAGGGTAACCATGTTGATTTGGGTATTATTATCTGCGGTAGTGGTAATGGAGCGTCCATGACGGCCAACAAACACCAAAAAGTACGTGCGGCCCTTTGTTGGAACAAAGAAATCGTATCCTTGGCAAGGCAACATAACGATGCAAATATATTGAGTCTTCCCGCCCGTTTTATCTCCCTGCCACAAGCTCTAGAAATGGTGCGTACTTTTTTAGGGACCGATTTTGAAGGTGGT from Costertonia aggregata harbors:
- a CDS encoding RpiB/LacA/LacB family sugar-phosphate isomerase translates to MKIAIGNDHAGTEYKLAIVGLLKSMSIEFNNYGTDGTDSVDYPDFVHPVASDVEGNHVDLGIIICGSGNGASMTANKHQKVRAALCWNKEIVSLARQHNDANILSLPARFISLPQALEMVRTFLGTDFEGGRHERRVEKIPCS